One part of the Anopheles coustani chromosome 2, idAnoCousDA_361_x.2, whole genome shotgun sequence genome encodes these proteins:
- the LOC131267671 gene encoding dynein axonemal heavy chain 1, whose amino-acid sequence MRRPCRLALVHWDAGAGIPSNTHTCGRTMRMLEVKRAVKYQFIPDYSIQCINKVAHLENILTEEGIKDTDLHIRVPDKPALNSSASFLPLELFDDLEYDCFCAEATELWQKSEAFAFIPTSLHWERVSVEKHHPATNRWEVTMLNGTNAGSNHMVPRLLLYFAFENPCKYADRLKTAIVERREAVNAIRFRFLCSYVFNDGHYAPGKMLEQSIRRRSNSDEVYEVFKRIFEQYHIALAVGTHLNEDTTFVIKKPQLNRRSTYRTLFAKKEAVNFDELLDLFRRKTLLVDKNVFHALALVNLECEMVRKLPLFIATSEQAMALDDFEKQNLAQIAKTMKYLQNTWIERTTMHLHRTLSRIGPGNFNIGVTQWTIYSKLKLKRLVNQIQYRMQDALRSLLLGATREYVDFLVNDCNAVWDIEEDYSWDGNLIDSPFVPSRPAVFSLTLEMGPEAPYYSTEPGRFPELLEYIMDDTVKQSHFIHTVEPSLIQSLIFSGDLYLSSVGLIDQAMVERRSKLLDYYKKALLPLRSYAARYGAYKELFFTDIKEFIERAKSADKPSSEIKEDIALQIRLRENLEHTVPLEIKIGPFLIDVQPLRKVLIRKRQELTVALLKMLTEKLQLKTAAMIADYNAISERICEKPVSIEHIYDIRQYMETVPDMVARMEDRMKGILYEYEILDGFLWNLPDTDFQQKWNALSFPRTVVKQMDKVREFHESEVEKFRKQQFADEASFTASIEDVNVYISKFTMLYDVSKVAEMAVEVRRLWKTLQALIDQGHTMNRRQELFEMAPISLNNLFELRNNFATYRDLWTVAADYLKLEESWIGNPLASVDLEGVRRGLQQAHDSLKDLLPLFVDQPQLLAVVEHFLQVVETFRPNVDIMELLRCPHLEAIHWSQLAKEVGIKGKLSIDVSFDVFLEHGIRGHVGTVRQIVSKAEEQRLEHERRREEEERIRKEQEEYKRVRAEHRLKRTDI is encoded by the exons atgcgACGCCCGTGTCGGCTGGCGTTGGTACACTGGGATGCGGGAGCCGGCATTCCTTCGAACACGCACACTTGTGGGCGAACGATGCGCATGCTGGAG GTTAAACGTGCTGTAAAATACCAATTCATTCCCGATTACTCGATCCAATGCATTAATAAAGTAGCACATCTTGAAAATATTCTTACGGAAGAAGGGATCAAAGATACAGACCTCCATATTCGAGTTCCTGACAAACCTGCTTTAAACTCCAGTGCCTCCTTTCTACCGCTGGAATTATTCGACGATTTGGAGTACGATTGTTTTTGCGCGGAAGCAACCGAGTTGTGGCAGAAATCGGAGGCCTTCGCCTTCATTCCGACTTCGCTTCATTGGGAACGAGTCAGTGTAGAAAAGCACCATCCCGCCACTAATCGTTGGGAAGTGACGATGCTGAACGGCACCAACGCTGGCTCGAATCATATGGTTCCTCGCCTTCTTCTATATTTTGCATTTGAGAACCCCTGCAAATACGCTGATCGCCTCAAGACCGCCATCGTCGAACGACGGGAGGCTGTAAACGCCATCCGATTTCGATTCCTTTGCTCGTACGTATTCAATGATGGTCACTACGCTCCTGGGAAAATGCTCGAGCAGAGTATTCGCCGTCGTTCGAACAGTGATGAGGTGTATGAGGTGTTCAAGAGAATATTTGAACAATACCATATTGCACTGGCAGTCGGGACACATTTGAACGAAGATACAacttttgtaattaaaaagcCCCAACTGAACAGAAGGTCTACATACAGGACGCTTTTCGCCAAAAAAGAAGCCGTAAACTTTGATGAGCTACTAGATCTCTTTCGTCGCAAAACGTTGTTGGTCGACAAGAACGTATTTCACGCCTTAGCTCTAGTGAACCTCGAGTGTGAGATGGTACGAAAACTTCCGCTGTTCATCGCTACATCCGAGCAGGCAATGGCGCTCGATGACTTTGAAAAGCAGAACCTTGCGCAGATAGCAAAGACCATGAAGTACCTCCAGAACACCTGGATCGAACGAACTACAATGCATCTGCACCGGACACTGTCGCGGATCGGACCAGGTAATTTCAATATCGGAGTGACGCAGTGGACAATTTACtccaaattgaaattgaaacgaCTCGTGAACCAGATACAGTATCGGATGCAAGATGCTCTCCGGAGTCTTCTGCTTGGCGCAACCCGTGAGTACGTAGACTTTTTGGTGAACGATTGCAACGCTGTTTGGGATATCGAGGAAGACTACTCTTGGGATGGCAACCTCATCGACAGTCCCTTTGTACCGTCAAGACCGGCAGTGTTTAGTCTTACCCTAGAGATGGGACCTGAAGCACCGTACTATTCAACTGAGCCAGGAAGGTTTCCGGAACTCTTGGAGTACATCATGGACGATACGGTGAAGCAAAGTCATTTCATCCACACGGTCGAGCCATCGCTGATCCAATCACTCATCTTCTCCGGAGATCTATACCTGTCTTCGGTCGGGCTGATAGACCAAGCTATGGTCGAACGTCGCAGTAAGCTGTTGGATTACTACAAAAAGGCACTCCTGCCCCTTCGCTCGTATGCCGCACGATACGGAGCCTACAAGGAGCTCTTCTTCACCGATATCAAAGAGTTTATTGAACGCGCGAAGTCGGCTGACAAACCTTCATCGGAAATCAAAGAGGACATTGCGCTTCAGATCCGGTTGCGGGAGAATCTAGAGCACACGGTACCTCTCGAGATCAAAATCGGACCGTTCCTTATCGACGTGCAGCCACTTCGGAAGGTGTTGATTCGAAAACGACAGGAGTTGACCGTGGCACTGTTAAAAATGCTCACGGAAAAGCTCCAACTCAAGACGGCCGCCATGATAGCGGACTATAACGCCATCAGCGAGCGCATATGCGAAAAGCCGGTCTCGATCGAGCATATATACGATATCCGCCAGTACATGGAGACGGTGCCGGACATGGTGGCCCGCATGGAAGACCGCATGAAAGGGATACTGTACGAGTACGAGATATTGGACGGCTTTCTGTGGAATCTACCGGATACCGACTTTCAGCAAAAGTGGAACGCCCTTTCCTTCCCCCGCACGGTCGTAAAGCAGATGGATAAGGTGCGGGAGTTCCACGAGTCCGAGGTGGAGAAGTTCCGCAAGCAACAGTTTGCCGACGAAGCGTCGTTCACGGCCAGTATCGAGGACGTTAATGTCTACATCTCCAAGTTCACCATGCTGTACGACGTGTCGAAGGTGGCAGAGATGGCGGTCGAGGTGCGGCGTCTTTGGAAGACCCTGCAGGCACTCATCGACCAAGGGCATACGATGAATCGCCGCCAGGAGTTGTTCGAGATGGCACCGATTAGCTTGAATAATCTATTCGAGCTCCGGAATAACTTCGCCACCTACCGGGATCTGTGGACGGTCGCCGCCGACTATCTGAAGCTGGAGGAGTCCTGGATTGGCAACCCGCTCGCAAGCGTCGATCTGGAAGGTGTCCGACGGGGCCTCCAACAGGCGCACGATAGCCTCAAAGACTTACTACCCCTGTTCGTCGATCAGCCGCAACTCTTGGCGGTCGTTGAGCACTTTCTGCAGGTGGTGGAGACGTTCCGTCCGAACGTGGACATCATGGAGCTTCTCAGGTGTCCACACCTGGAAGCGATCCACTGGAGTCAGCTAGCGAAGGAGGTCGGTATCAAGGGCAAGCTCTCGATTGACGTTAGTTTCGATGTGTTCCTGGAGCATGGAATTCGCGGCCACGTTGGTACTGTTCGACAAATAGTGTCCAAAGCTGAAGAACAACGACTGGAACATGAACGGCgtcgagaagaagaagaacgaaTTAGAAAGGAGCAGGAAGAATATAAAAGAGTTAGAGCTGAACATCGTCTGAAGCGGACTGATATTTAA